In the genome of Triticum urartu cultivar G1812 chromosome 5, Tu2.1, whole genome shotgun sequence, one region contains:
- the LOC125556442 gene encoding PTI1-like tyrosine-protein kinase At3g15890, producing the protein MINRCLCCVAPGGDSEPEAAPSRRRRDPSRRGSKNKNRSVEFPWEMYTLKELLQATNNFNESNKLGEGGFGTVYWGRTSKGVEIAVKRLKAMTAKAEMEFAIEVEILGRVRHKNLLSLRGFYAGGDERLIVYDYMPNHSLLTHLHPHRGTPASQQHPPLDWPRRLAIALGAAQGLAYLHHEASPHIIHRDIKASNVLLDADLVPKVADFGFAKLIPEGVSHLTTRVKGTLGYLAPEYAMWGKVSESCDVYSFGVLLLELVSARRPLEKLPGGVKREIVQWAGPLVERRKWDRLADPRLTGRFDAVQLRAVVETAMLCSQSNAEGRPTMAEVVEMLKFGGERRNREIVPVADAASQDTTVTMDREDDVTGSSEPLDRGRSWKLTTLR; encoded by the exons ATGATCAACCGGTGCCTCTGCTGCGTCGCCCCCGGCGGCGACTCCGAGCCGGAGGCTGCCCCCAGCCGCCGCCGGAG GGATCCGTCGAGGAGGGGGTCCAAGAACAAGAACAGGAGCGTGGAGTTCCCCTGGGAGATGTACACCCTCAAGGAGCTCCTCCAGGCGACCAACAACTTCAACGAGAGCAACAAGCTCGGCGAGGGCGGCTTCGGCACCGTTTACTGGGGCCGCACCTCCAAGGGCGTCGAG ATTGCGGTGAAGCGGCTGAAGGCGATGACGGCCAAGGCGGAGATGGAGTTCGCCATCGAGGTGGAGATCCTGGGCCGTGTCCGGCACAAGAACCTGCTCAGCCTCCGCGGCTTCTACGCCGGCGGCGACGAGCGGCTCATCGTCTACGACTACATGCCCAACCACAGCCTGCTCACTCATCTCCACCCGCACCGCGGCACCCCGGCCTCCCAGCAGCATCCCCCGCTCGACTGGCCCCGCCGCCTCGCCATCGCGCTCGGCGCCGCCCAGGGCCTCGCGTACCTGCACCACGAGGCCAGCCCGCACATCATCCACCGCGACATCAAGGCCAGCAACGTGCTGCTGGACGCGGACCTCGTGCCCAAGGTGGCCGACTTCGGCTTCGCCAAGCTCATCCCGGAGGGCGTCTCCCACCTCACCACGCGGGTCAAGGGCACGCTCGGGTACCTGGCGCCGGAGTACGCCATGTGGGGGAAGGTCTCCGAGAGCTGCGACGTCTACAGCTTCGGCGTGCTGCTACTGGAGCTCGTCAGCGCGCGCCGCCCGCTGGAGAAGCTGCCGGGCGGCGTCAAGCGCGAGATCGTGCAGTGGGCGGGGCCGCTCGTGGAGCGCCGCAAGTGGGACCGCCTCGCCGATCCCAGGCTCACCGGGCGGTTCGACGCCGTGCAGCTCCGGGCAGTGGTCGAGACGGCCATGCTGTGCTCGCAGAGCAACGCGGAGGGCAGGCCGACCATGGCCGAGGTCGTCGAGATGCTCAAGTTCGGCGGCGAGCGGCGGAACAGGGAGATCGTGCCGGTGGCGGACGCCGCCAGCCAGGACACCACCGTGACCATGGACCGTGAGGACGACGTTACCGGCAGCAGCGAGCCGCTGGACAGGGGCCGCAGCTGGAAGCTGACGACGCTGAGGTGA